The proteins below are encoded in one region of Ereboglobus luteus:
- a CDS encoding ATP-binding protein, producing MNEFTAEDGFPGSRVASIAERKTPKGREIWMALENGRLFQVREDAPDGEKKFIAQSLPHGALDAQLHTLFVDSENNLWLGTTSGLVLWREDTPRLFTQDDGLPDNIINQVIADGYGRLWVSSRRGIFHVSIKQLLAAADAPGSPVNATLFGRDDNLEGISGMVGIQPMAWKHRDGNLWFVTYRGVVGFDAVRPPETPKPLPVYIDGIHIDGARVPVPGKGSIHIGPGVGQLELHFAALDFSNPGRVRVRRMLEGFDIDWNDATGELHCAYPNLQPGRYVFRVEAINGDGGASRAETSLVIIVAAAWWQTVWFRAILAFACVALVSWIALKVSNRLLKQRLRRLEHEHALERERTRIARDLHDELGGRVTKIGYIADSLLREDEPTPVKELAQNLVTQSHYLVEDLHGVVWTVNPQNDSWQQLAAYIVRYAQRHLAGTPILCTADGAHTIPDLPITPEARHNILSIAKEVLNNILKHSQAARATITMSVENERFRLVIADDGRGFDPNAPENNEGNGLYNMRTRMAEIGGRVDITSNPGNGSTITIDSPLKCRPPQYGGGANPQPKNPDATQSRHC from the coding sequence GTGAACGAATTCACAGCGGAGGACGGCTTCCCTGGCTCGCGGGTGGCCAGCATCGCCGAGCGCAAGACACCGAAAGGCCGCGAAATATGGATGGCCTTGGAAAACGGCCGGCTCTTCCAAGTGCGCGAGGACGCGCCCGACGGCGAAAAAAAGTTCATCGCGCAATCACTCCCCCACGGCGCCCTCGACGCGCAATTGCACACGCTCTTTGTCGACTCCGAAAACAACCTCTGGCTCGGCACCACCAGCGGCCTCGTCCTCTGGCGAGAAGACACCCCGCGCCTCTTCACCCAGGACGACGGCCTGCCCGACAACATAATCAACCAGGTCATCGCAGACGGCTACGGACGCCTCTGGGTGAGCAGTCGCCGGGGCATTTTTCATGTATCCATAAAACAACTACTGGCCGCGGCGGACGCGCCCGGCTCCCCCGTCAACGCCACGCTCTTCGGGCGCGACGACAACCTTGAGGGAATCTCCGGCATGGTCGGCATCCAGCCCATGGCGTGGAAGCACCGCGACGGCAACCTGTGGTTTGTCACCTATCGCGGCGTTGTCGGTTTCGACGCCGTGCGCCCGCCCGAAACACCCAAGCCGCTTCCCGTTTACATCGACGGCATCCATATCGACGGAGCCCGCGTTCCCGTGCCCGGCAAGGGTTCAATTCATATCGGCCCGGGCGTCGGGCAGCTTGAGCTGCATTTCGCCGCGCTTGATTTCTCGAATCCCGGACGCGTGCGCGTGCGACGCATGCTCGAGGGCTTCGACATAGACTGGAACGACGCCACCGGCGAACTCCACTGCGCCTACCCCAACCTCCAGCCAGGACGCTACGTGTTCCGCGTCGAGGCGATCAACGGCGACGGCGGCGCGAGCCGCGCCGAAACCTCCCTCGTCATCATCGTCGCGGCCGCGTGGTGGCAGACCGTGTGGTTTCGCGCGATCCTTGCCTTCGCCTGCGTCGCGCTCGTCTCGTGGATCGCGCTCAAGGTTTCCAACCGCCTCCTCAAGCAACGGCTCCGCCGCCTCGAGCATGAGCACGCCCTGGAGCGCGAACGCACGCGCATCGCGCGCGACTTGCACGACGAGCTCGGCGGCCGTGTCACCAAAATCGGATACATCGCCGACAGCCTGCTCCGCGAGGACGAACCGACCCCGGTGAAGGAGCTCGCGCAAAACCTGGTCACCCAGTCGCACTACCTTGTGGAGGATCTTCACGGCGTTGTTTGGACTGTAAACCCGCAAAATGATTCCTGGCAGCAGCTCGCCGCATACATAGTGCGCTATGCCCAGCGCCATCTCGCCGGCACGCCAATCCTGTGCACCGCCGATGGCGCGCACACCATCCCTGACCTGCCAATCACGCCCGAAGCCCGCCACAACATCCTGTCCATCGCAAAGGAAGTGCTGAACAATATCCTCAAACATTCGCAAGCCGCGCGCGCCACCATCACCATGAGTGTCGAAAACGAGCGTTTTCGCCTCGTCATTGCCGACGACGGACGGGGCTTCGATCCGAACGCGCCCGAAAACAACGAGGGCAACGGCCTCTACAATATGCGAACGCGCATGGCTGAGATTGGAGGACGTGTTGACATAACAAGCAATCCGGGGAATGGTTCGACGATCACAATAGACTCGCCTCTCAAATGCCGCCCGCCCCAATACGGAGGCGGGGCGAACCCCCAGCCAAAAAACCCGGATGCCACTCAAAGTCGCCATTGTTGA
- a CDS encoding response regulator transcription factor: MPLKVAIVEDRSEIAEELSRIITRAPDMELACVCRNYRSALARIPEAQPDVVIMDINLPDGSGIQATAHIKRVLPKTEVLILTIYEETDEIFKALEAGASGYLLKRSSSEELLAALRNLSKGEVPMTGEIARKVIQFFHKDKPVSASQSLDDPLTLREIEILQMAARGLSAKEIAAQCGIGVQTVNSHLRSIYDKLHVHSRMEAVNKYFG; the protein is encoded by the coding sequence ATGCCACTCAAAGTCGCCATTGTTGAAGACCGATCCGAGATCGCGGAGGAGCTCTCCCGCATAATCACGCGCGCGCCCGACATGGAACTCGCCTGCGTGTGCCGCAACTACCGAAGCGCCCTCGCGCGCATTCCCGAGGCGCAGCCGGACGTCGTCATCATGGACATCAACCTGCCCGACGGCTCGGGCATCCAGGCCACCGCCCACATCAAGCGCGTCCTTCCAAAAACCGAGGTTCTCATCCTGACAATCTACGAGGAGACTGACGAAATCTTCAAGGCGCTCGAAGCCGGCGCGAGCGGCTACCTCCTCAAACGCTCGTCATCGGAAGAGCTTCTCGCCGCGCTCAGAAATCTTTCAAAGGGCGAAGTGCCCATGACCGGCGAAATCGCGCGCAAGGTCATCCAGTTTTTTCACAAGGACAAACCCGTGAGCGCCAGCCAAAGCCTCGACGATCCGCTTACCCTGCGCGAAATCGAAATCCTGCAAATGGCCGCGCGCGGACTCTCCGCAAAGGAAATCGCCGCGCAATGCGGCATCGGCGTGCAAACCGTGAACAGCCACCTGCGCAGCATCTACGACAAGCTCCACGTGCACTCCCGCATGGAGGCCGTAAACAAATATTTCGGCTAA
- a CDS encoding 1,3-beta-galactosyl-N-acetylhexosamine phosphorylase C-terminal domain-containing protein — protein MSGFKFTYENTRLLHRALFWAAAHEAKWGVWHSENLNTEATYFPKRKKLVVINNAGTPQATRITLANGRTAKTVNLEAHGIAILDM, from the coding sequence ATGAGCGGATTCAAATTCACCTACGAAAACACGCGCCTGTTGCACCGCGCGCTTTTCTGGGCCGCCGCGCACGAGGCAAAGTGGGGCGTGTGGCACTCCGAAAACCTCAACACCGAGGCGACGTATTTTCCGAAGCGCAAAAAGCTCGTCGTTATCAACAACGCCGGCACGCCGCAAGCCACGCGCATCACGCTCGCCAACGGCAGGACGGCGAAGACGGTCAACCTCGAAGCGCACGGCATCGCGATTCTGGACATGTGA
- a CDS encoding 1,3-beta-galactosyl-N-acetylhexosamine phosphorylase N-terminal domain-containing protein, which produces MYTDWADYEMTVSPRALKLFEKKYGYKLTSEDFVNGGLYNSTHNAPTRRYRDYMAFMHDFVIEFGRKCVDLVHKHKKLAYVFYDDNWIGVEPSSPRFHEFGFDGLIKCVFNAFEVRLCAHSRGVSTKELRLHPYLFPTGLKGEPTFQKNGGGNPTLDAKNFWIDARRGIVRAPIDRIGLGGYLSLVEPWPTSRITLKKWPTNSAC; this is translated from the coding sequence GTGTATACCGACTGGGCCGATTATGAAATGACCGTGAGCCCGCGCGCGCTGAAACTCTTCGAGAAAAAATACGGCTACAAGCTCACCTCCGAGGATTTCGTCAACGGCGGCCTCTACAATTCCACGCACAACGCCCCGACGCGCCGCTACCGCGACTACATGGCGTTCATGCACGACTTCGTGATCGAGTTTGGCCGCAAGTGCGTCGATCTCGTCCACAAGCACAAGAAGCTCGCCTACGTTTTTTACGACGACAACTGGATCGGCGTCGAACCGAGCAGCCCGCGCTTCCATGAGTTCGGTTTCGACGGCCTCATCAAGTGCGTGTTCAACGCCTTCGAGGTTCGCCTCTGCGCGCACTCGCGCGGCGTGTCCACAAAAGAGCTGCGCCTGCACCCGTATCTTTTCCCGACCGGACTCAAGGGCGAGCCCACCTTCCAAAAAAACGGCGGCGGCAACCCCACGCTCGACGCGAAAAATTTCTGGATCGACGCGCGCCGCGGCATCGTGCGCGCGCCCATCGACCGCATCGGCCTCGGCGGCTATCTCTCGCTCGTCGAACCGTGGCCGACTTCCAGGATTACATTGAAAAAGTGGCCAACGAATTCCGCCTGCTGA
- a CDS encoding 1,3-beta-galactosyl-N-acetylhexosamine phosphorylase N-terminal domain-containing protein encodes MSRPVVAAKPSVTISLLDGYYTEQFVVNVKDSPKQWWQVFDRTRAVKCRRRSGALIRKKARSSSPAQLPGTVHGQFSRVPYLGGNLDV; translated from the coding sequence ATGTCGAGGCCGGTTGTCGCGGCGAAACCGTCCGTCACGATTTCGTTGCTCGACGGTTATTACACCGAGCAGTTTGTCGTGAACGTCAAGGACTCGCCGAAGCAGTGGTGGCAGGTTTTCGACCGCACACGGGCGGTGAAGTGCCGAAGGCGAAGTGGAGCGTTGATCCGAAAAAAGGCGCGGTCATCATCACCGGCGCAACTCCCGGGCACCGTACACGGTCAATTTTCTCGCGTTCCGTATCTGGGAGGAAATCTCGATGTATAA